The following nucleotide sequence is from Nitrososphaerota archaeon.
ACACTTTCCACGACTGCTCGGTCTTTCACCGGACGCGGTTAATGGAGGCATTTCATTATTGAAGTTCAGATGTGTTTATGTCCGAAAGGTTTTATGTCGGTGATCCGAATGCAGGTTGATGTCTAAAGCAGTGGATGGTAGTAACTCTTCCGAGAAGATCCTTGAGGTAAGTAACGCCGCGGTTGTAAACATAAAGCAGTTCTTGAAGGAAAATAACCTGTCTTCGATAGGGCTAAGGATAATGGCGCAGCGAGATGATTGTGGGTGTATAGGTTATCAGATTCATCTTGAAGAAAGCTCGGATGACGATGATACAGTTGTTGAGACGGATGGGTTGAAAATACTCCTTGACCCAGATAGCGTTAAGCTGCTTCGAGGTACGAAGATGGATTTCGCAGAGACTCCTGACGGAGGCGGATTCATCTTCGATAATCCTAACGACCAGCACATGCATTAACTTTCTAAGCGACGAAGGCTCGGTATTCTTGCGGCAATACCCTGTTTCAGCGATGGCTCACTTCTCTACTGCTCTTGATCTCTACACATGAGATTAACCAT
It contains:
- a CDS encoding iron-sulfur cluster assembly accessory protein translates to MSKAVDGSNSSEKILEVSNAAVVNIKQFLKENNLSSIGLRIMAQRDDCGCIGYQIHLEESSDDDDTVVETDGLKILLDPDSVKLLRGTKMDFAETPDGGGFIFDNPNDQHMH